In the genome of Psychromonas sp. psych-6C06, one region contains:
- a CDS encoding DUF2788 domain-containing protein has protein sequence MLQQYTEQIETLGLYGFYLFLFLLMGLSVQDVLKRSNVPKFGRHIVWAVLFFGCVGFIFKAIVEIVWASS, from the coding sequence ATGTTACAACAATATACTGAACAAATTGAGACCCTTGGCTTGTACGGTTTTTATCTTTTCCTGTTTTTATTAATGGGGCTCTCTGTACAGGACGTATTAAAACGCAGTAATGTTCCAAAATTTGGACGTCATATTGTGTGGGCCGTTTTGTTTTTTGGTTGTGTCGGTTTTATTTTTAAAGCAATCGTTGAAATTGTTTGGGCATCTAGTTAA
- a CDS encoding alpha/beta fold hydrolase, whose product MLLNYQIKQAFDIDADNKNEIIFLIHGLFGSLSNLSTLATELQAYAHIVLIDVRNHGKSPQSESMTYPEMVADIFALADHLEVQTFSIIGHSMGGKIAMGCALTHPERVKRLVVADIAPVNYADKHSEVFNGLLLLDVKKIKNRMQANEQLSRYIDSPEIRQFLLKSLHKKEQHFHFVFHLTALANNYQHIRNWPYEKSVFNAPTLFIKGGNSDYILPEHQKTIMQQFPNAQPKIIANTGHWLHAEKAKTFNRLVMQFFQERADIDAH is encoded by the coding sequence ATGCTACTTAATTACCAAATAAAACAGGCCTTTGACATTGATGCAGATAATAAAAATGAGATTATTTTTTTAATCCATGGTTTATTTGGTAGTTTGTCGAACCTCTCAACCTTAGCCACAGAGTTACAAGCATACGCTCATATTGTATTAATTGATGTGCGTAACCATGGAAAAAGTCCGCAAAGTGAAAGTATGACCTATCCAGAAATGGTCGCCGACATTTTTGCCTTGGCGGATCACCTCGAAGTACAGACGTTTTCTATTATTGGGCACTCGATGGGTGGGAAAATTGCAATGGGTTGTGCGTTAACTCATCCCGAGCGAGTTAAGCGCCTTGTTGTGGCGGATATCGCACCAGTTAACTATGCCGATAAACACAGTGAAGTGTTTAATGGTCTATTATTGCTTGATGTTAAAAAGATTAAAAATAGAATGCAGGCAAATGAACAACTGTCACGATATATTGACAGCCCTGAAATAAGACAGTTTTTATTGAAGTCATTGCACAAAAAAGAGCAACACTTTCACTTTGTTTTTCATCTAACCGCGCTTGCGAATAACTATCAACACATTCGAAATTGGCCCTACGAAAAAAGTGTTTTTAATGCCCCTACGTTATTTATTAAAGGTGGTAACTCCGACTATATCTTACCCGAGCATCAAAAAACGATTATGCAACAGTTTCCTAATGCACAACCTAAGATTATAGCTAATACAGGTCACTGGTTACATGCAGAAAAAGCAAAGACATTTAATCGTTTAGTGATGCAATTTTTTCAAGAAAGAGCAGATATTGACGCGCACTAA
- a CDS encoding replication initiation regulator SeqA, producing MKQIDIEDDLYKFILNNIQAFGETPSQILRRLLNLPPQISAQKTPVSDTPALVEEEKIIVETAIEEDLVKASPEPAPAEKSGAHSFAGASLPEAFSHGIEALFKSETFQKEPVITNKFKMMLTTMYYENRSAFIEAAKVAKGRSRDYLGENLEQLLASDNKEEVDLLIASKPRDIPYTPFWVVTNANTGRKRIILTQVMAYMGYPHHLIERIKEEI from the coding sequence ATGAAGCAAATTGATATTGAAGATGATCTATACAAATTTATTTTGAATAATATACAGGCGTTTGGTGAAACGCCTTCGCAAATTTTACGTCGACTATTGAATTTACCCCCACAAATATCAGCACAAAAAACTCCTGTTTCTGACACTCCGGCTCTGGTCGAAGAAGAAAAAATAATCGTTGAAACAGCGATCGAAGAAGATTTGGTAAAGGCTTCACCTGAACCTGCGCCCGCTGAAAAGTCTGGCGCACATAGTTTTGCTGGCGCGTCTCTACCGGAAGCTTTTTCCCATGGTATTGAAGCACTGTTTAAAAGTGAAACGTTTCAAAAAGAGCCTGTAATAACTAATAAATTTAAAATGATGCTAACTACTATGTATTACGAAAATAGAAGCGCATTTATTGAGGCCGCTAAAGTGGCCAAAGGTCGATCTCGAGATTACCTTGGGGAAAACCTGGAACAGTTATTAGCTTCCGACAATAAAGAAGAAGTGGATCTATTAATTGCCAGTAAGCCACGTGATATTCCCTACACCCCTTTTTGGGTGGTAACCAATGCCAATACTGGGCGTAAACGTATTATTCTGACTCAGGTAATGGCTTATATGGGCTATCCTCACCACCTTATTGAACGCATCAAAGAAGAGATTTAA
- the pgm gene encoding phosphoglucomutase (alpha-D-glucose-1,6-bisphosphate-dependent), which translates to MAIHERAGQTAIASDLVDIPKLVSAYYINLPDVTVPSEQVAFGTSGHRGCSFNNAFTELHILAISQALAEYRKEQGYTGPMFIGKDTHALSEPAFASAVQVLVANGIKVIVQAGGGYTPTPVISHAILQYNEANPDNLADGIVITPSHNPPEDGGFKYNPPNGGPADSDVTKIIQDRANEILNDNYDDILQDDFSEAMQSDLVEEYDYIQPYVDDLKNVLNVEAIAKAGIKIGVDTLGGSGVAYWPVIAKTYGLDIEVVNDKVDPTFSFMTLDKDGKIRMDCSSPYAMAGLIKLKDQFDVAIANDPDYDRHGIVTKSSGLLNPNHYLAVAISYLFTNRPDWPATAKVGKTLVSSSMIDRVVGQLGREMSEVPVGFKWFVDGLFDGSFGFGGEESAGASFLRKDGRVWSTDKDGIILALLAAEIIAVTGKDPGEHYAEFAEKFGAPVYTRFDAPASPEQKAVLANLSPEMVEAETLAGEKILEKLTHASGNGAAIGGLKVTTENGWFAARPSGTENIYKIYSESFIGEEHIAKIQEEAQQIVASAFSKAGL; encoded by the coding sequence ATGGCAATTCATGAACGTGCAGGACAAACAGCAATCGCTAGCGATTTGGTCGATATTCCTAAGTTAGTTTCTGCTTATTATATTAACCTCCCGGATGTAACCGTGCCAAGTGAGCAGGTTGCGTTCGGTACTTCGGGACACCGTGGGTGTTCTTTTAACAATGCTTTTACTGAGTTGCATATTTTAGCAATTAGCCAAGCACTTGCGGAGTATCGTAAGGAGCAAGGTTATACAGGCCCAATGTTTATCGGTAAGGATACTCATGCACTTTCAGAGCCTGCATTTGCTTCTGCAGTACAAGTATTAGTTGCCAATGGTATTAAAGTGATTGTTCAGGCGGGAGGCGGTTATACACCCACCCCTGTTATTTCACACGCTATCTTGCAATACAATGAAGCAAATCCTGATAATTTAGCTGATGGTATTGTGATCACGCCATCACATAATCCCCCAGAAGATGGTGGTTTCAAATATAACCCACCAAATGGCGGGCCTGCTGATAGTGACGTTACTAAAATCATTCAAGATCGTGCTAACGAAATCCTTAATGATAACTATGATGATATTTTACAAGATGACTTTAGCGAAGCGATGCAGTCGGATCTAGTTGAAGAGTATGATTATATTCAACCTTATGTTGACGATTTAAAAAATGTTTTAAATGTTGAAGCAATTGCTAAAGCGGGTATTAAAATCGGTGTTGATACATTAGGCGGCTCAGGTGTTGCCTATTGGCCCGTTATTGCAAAAACCTACGGGCTAGATATTGAAGTAGTAAATGATAAGGTGGATCCGACTTTCTCATTTATGACGCTTGATAAAGATGGAAAAATCCGCATGGATTGTTCATCTCCTTACGCTATGGCTGGTCTGATTAAGTTAAAAGATCAATTCGATGTTGCTATCGCCAATGATCCAGATTATGACCGACATGGCATTGTGACTAAAAGCTCTGGTTTATTAAATCCAAATCACTATTTAGCGGTGGCGATTAGTTACCTTTTCACCAATCGTCCTGACTGGCCTGCGACAGCTAAAGTAGGTAAAACATTAGTTTCTAGCTCGATGATTGACCGTGTTGTTGGCCAATTAGGTCGTGAAATGTCTGAAGTGCCTGTTGGCTTTAAATGGTTTGTAGATGGATTGTTTGATGGATCATTTGGCTTTGGTGGTGAAGAAAGTGCGGGAGCATCCTTCCTACGTAAAGATGGACGTGTTTGGAGTACCGATAAAGATGGCATCATTTTAGCGTTGTTAGCAGCTGAAATTATTGCCGTAACAGGTAAAGATCCTGGTGAGCACTATGCTGAGTTTGCTGAAAAATTTGGTGCGCCAGTTTATACACGCTTCGATGCGCCAGCATCACCAGAGCAAAAAGCGGTGTTAGCAAATTTAAGTCCTGAGATGGTTGAAGCGGAAACATTAGCAGGTGAGAAAATTCTAGAGAAGCTTACTCACGCGTCGGGTAATGGTGCTGCTATTGGAGGCCTCAAGGTGACCACTGAAAATGGTTGGTTTGCTGCCCGTCCGTCTGGCACAGAAAACATTTATAAGATCTACTCTGAATCCTTCATTGGCGAAGAACATATCGCTAAAATACAAGAAGAAGCTCAGCAGATCGTTGCCTCCGCTTTTTCAAAGGCGGGTTTGTAA
- a CDS encoding glycogen/starch/alpha-glucan phosphorylase encodes MATIKEAKAKKTVAKKAPKKATAKKATASKAVAQDVANISCTTEQMQQSIIDRLHKGLGTDSQKANNKAWWNATCYAVNEVVFDKLTQTQQNHSGKDTRSVNYLSLEFLMGRLLSNNLHNLELFKVTEEALKGLGKDLYEICDEEPDMALGNGGLGRLAACFIDSLATLGYPAIGYGIHYEHGLFAQSFQDGRQIERPDTWREYGNPWEICRPESVQHVPLYGYVETVFDEQGSHKVWHAGQKLKGVPWDVPIVGYGAKTVNILRLWESRADEAFDWDVFNAGGYVDAQAEKSQAETVSKVLYPNDETLEGKELRLVQQYFFCACSVKDILRRFKRHNSDWTKLGEKVAIQLNDTHPTIAIPELMRILVDEERLDWDFAWSICQNVFAYTNHTLLPEALEKWSVALFEKVLPRHLEIIYEINRQFLDLVEQKWPGDNAKKATLSIIEESDDRKVRMANLCVVTAFKVNGVAAVHSELVKTDLFPEFHELFPTKLVNVTNGVTPRRWLKACNPKLAALYDEEVGADWVVNLEKLRGVLPKAKDVALQKRFMDIKKDNKLELAKIIKKLTGVEVSADAIFDIQIKRLHEYKRQQLNMIHILALYKRLLDNPDYDMVPRVFIFGAKAAPGYHMAKQIIFALNKIADKVNNDPRVKGKLKVVFLPNYRVSLAEKLFPAADVSEQISTAGLEASGTGNMKFALNGALTVGTMDGANIEMAEEIGAEHMFIFGLSVAEVKALQEKGYNPFDYYYNNPELKSVLDWLDSDFFTPGQPGALSDIKRTLLEGGDQYLCLADYASYSAAHLKIDEMYRNQSIWAEKAILNSGAMGKFNSDRSIEDYASTIWKLTKHPLS; translated from the coding sequence ATGGCAACAATAAAAGAAGCAAAAGCAAAAAAAACAGTCGCAAAAAAAGCGCCTAAGAAAGCAACAGCAAAGAAGGCCACTGCATCGAAAGCGGTAGCTCAAGACGTTGCTAACATTTCATGTACGACCGAGCAGATGCAGCAATCGATTATCGACCGCTTGCACAAAGGGCTTGGTACTGATTCTCAAAAAGCAAATAATAAGGCATGGTGGAATGCAACCTGTTATGCCGTAAATGAAGTCGTTTTTGATAAACTGACACAAACACAACAAAACCATTCAGGTAAAGATACTCGTTCAGTTAATTACTTGTCGCTAGAGTTTCTGATGGGACGTTTACTATCCAATAACTTACATAACCTAGAGCTGTTCAAAGTAACAGAAGAAGCCTTAAAAGGGCTTGGTAAAGATCTCTATGAGATTTGTGATGAAGAGCCTGATATGGCACTGGGTAACGGCGGTTTAGGTCGATTGGCTGCATGTTTTATCGATTCATTAGCGACGCTTGGTTATCCTGCTATTGGTTACGGTATTCATTATGAGCATGGTTTATTTGCCCAATCATTCCAAGATGGCCGTCAAATAGAGCGCCCAGATACATGGCGTGAGTATGGTAATCCTTGGGAGATTTGTCGTCCTGAGTCAGTTCAGCATGTGCCACTTTACGGCTATGTTGAAACTGTTTTTGATGAGCAAGGGTCACATAAAGTATGGCATGCTGGCCAGAAATTAAAGGGTGTGCCGTGGGATGTGCCAATTGTAGGGTACGGAGCAAAAACAGTAAATATTCTTCGCCTTTGGGAAAGCCGTGCTGATGAAGCATTCGATTGGGATGTGTTTAATGCTGGTGGTTATGTTGATGCACAGGCTGAAAAGTCGCAGGCTGAAACCGTTTCTAAAGTGCTTTATCCAAATGATGAAACATTAGAAGGTAAAGAGCTACGTTTAGTGCAGCAATACTTCTTCTGTGCATGTTCAGTAAAAGATATTTTACGCCGTTTTAAACGTCATAACAGCGATTGGACAAAACTTGGCGAGAAAGTGGCTATTCAGTTAAATGATACACACCCAACCATTGCGATACCTGAATTAATGCGTATTCTTGTTGATGAAGAGCGCTTAGATTGGGATTTTGCTTGGTCAATTTGCCAAAACGTATTTGCCTACACCAACCATACGTTGTTACCAGAAGCCTTAGAAAAATGGTCTGTCGCTTTATTTGAAAAAGTATTACCGCGTCACCTTGAAATCATTTATGAAATCAACCGTCAATTCCTCGATTTAGTTGAGCAAAAATGGCCTGGTGACAATGCTAAAAAAGCGACGCTTTCTATTATTGAAGAAAGCGATGATCGTAAAGTACGTATGGCCAACTTATGTGTTGTGACAGCCTTCAAAGTTAATGGCGTGGCAGCTGTTCATTCTGAGTTAGTTAAAACAGACCTGTTCCCAGAGTTCCATGAGTTATTCCCAACGAAACTAGTAAATGTGACCAATGGTGTAACACCTCGTCGCTGGTTAAAAGCGTGTAATCCTAAACTTGCTGCCTTATATGATGAAGAAGTAGGGGCTGATTGGGTTGTTAACCTTGAGAAGTTACGTGGCGTGTTACCTAAAGCAAAAGATGTTGCTTTACAAAAGCGTTTTATGGACATCAAAAAAGATAACAAACTTGAATTGGCTAAAATCATTAAGAAATTAACCGGTGTTGAAGTATCAGCGGATGCGATTTTTGATATTCAAATTAAACGTCTGCATGAATACAAGCGTCAGCAATTAAACATGATTCATATCCTAGCGCTATATAAACGTTTATTGGATAATCCTGATTACGATATGGTGCCTCGTGTGTTTATTTTTGGCGCCAAAGCTGCACCTGGATACCATATGGCGAAACAGATCATTTTTGCGCTTAATAAGATTGCTGATAAAGTAAATAATGACCCGCGTGTTAAAGGCAAATTAAAAGTGGTATTTCTGCCTAACTATCGCGTATCTCTTGCAGAGAAGCTTTTCCCTGCTGCAGATGTGTCAGAGCAAATTTCAACTGCTGGTCTCGAAGCATCGGGAACAGGTAATATGAAGTTTGCCTTAAACGGTGCATTAACAGTTGGTACGATGGATGGCGCTAATATTGAAATGGCTGAGGAGATCGGTGCAGAGCATATGTTTATCTTTGGGTTAAGTGTCGCTGAAGTAAAAGCGCTACAGGAGAAAGGCTATAATCCTTTTGATTATTACTACAATAACCCTGAACTTAAATCTGTACTTGATTGGTTAGATTCAGATTTCTTTACACCTGGTCAACCTGGTGCGTTGTCAGATATTAAACGTACTTTACTGGAAGGTGGTGATCAGTATTTATGTCTTGCTGATTACGCGTCGTACAGTGCAGCACACTTGAAGATTGATGAAATGTACCGTAATCAGTCTATTTGGGCTGAAAAAGCGATTCTTAATTCCGGTGCAATGGGTAAATTTAACTCTGACCGCTCAATTGAAGATTACGCATCTACTATTTGGAAGTTGACTAAACATCCTCTAAGCTAG
- a CDS encoding DUF406 family protein, producing MSEDKNSCEADVCEACGTIVELGSVIAEDDTVLVLPFAGAEQADVNKLAEKYINAAKARFETVEVSQVNSATEQGFSCEVSLKFECTAEKLIFEMGLSSI from the coding sequence ATGTCTGAAGATAAAAATTCATGTGAAGCAGATGTATGTGAAGCATGTGGTACGATTGTTGAGCTTGGCAGTGTGATCGCAGAAGACGATACGGTTTTAGTACTTCCATTTGCAGGCGCAGAGCAAGCGGACGTAAATAAACTAGCTGAAAAATATATTAACGCAGCTAAAGCACGCTTTGAAACAGTTGAAGTTAGCCAAGTTAATAGTGCTACGGAACAAGGCTTTTCCTGCGAAGTAAGTTTGAAGTTTGAATGTACAGCTGAAAAACTAATTTTTGAGATGGGATTAAGTTCAATTTAA